The Streptomyces puniciscabiei genomic interval GGCCTGGTCGAGGCCGGCATCGAGGGCTGGGGCGGGCCCGCGGCGCTGCTTCCGCTCGCCGCCGCGCTGGGCTGCTTCGCCGCGGTGGCCGCCGTGGAGCGCCGGGCCGCCGCCCCCGTCCTGCCGCCCGCGCTGCTCGCCCTGCCGCGGGTCAGGGCGGCGATGGTGGCCGCCGCGGTGTCCTGCTTCGCCTACTTCGGCGGCCTGTACCAGCTCTCCGTATGGCTCCAGCACGCCTACCGCCTGACGCCGTTCGACGCCGGTCTCGCCGCGCTGCCGATGACCTTCCCGGTGTGCGTGATGCCGTTCTTCACCGGGCGGCTCGTGGCCCGCCACGGCGCCCGGCCGGTGCTGCTGACCGGCATGGCCGCCGCCGTCGCCGCCGGGGCGCTGCTGGCCTGCGCGGCGGGCGGGCGTCCGCCGCTGCCGCTGATCGTGGCCGCGGAGCTGGCGCTGGCCGCGACCGGCACCCTGTCCATTCCGGGCGCGGCCGCGGCGGTGGCCGTCGCGGCGCCGGGGGAGTACGCGGCGACGAGCCAGGGCGCGCTCAACGGGATACGGCAGGCCGGGTCCGCGCTCGGGGTGGCGGTGCTGGGGACGTCGGGTGCGCTCACCGGCTCCGGTTACCTGCTCATGGGCGTCGGGGTGATCGCGGTGCTGCTGGTGGCGCGGACCGGTGACTGAGCGACGGGTCGTTCTCCGGTCAGGGGATTCCGGTCAGCCGATTCCGGTCAGGGCCACCGGCCTGGGGATTCCGGTCAGGGCCACCGGCCGGGGGATTCTGGTCAGGGCCACCGGCCTTGGGGTTCCGGTCAGGGGATTCGGCTCAGGCCGCCAGCGGGTTCAGCACGAGGGGCTCGATCCGGCCCTCCAGCATCTCGCCGAGGCCCTGGGCCGCGCAGATGTCGGGCCGCTCGGCGATGTACACCGGCATCCCGGTGGCCTCGCGCAGCATCTGGTCGAAGCCGGGCAGCAGCGCCGAGCCGCCGACCATCGTGATCCCGCGGTCGGCGAGGTCGGCGACCAGGTCGGGCGGGCAGTCGCGCAGCACCTTGCCGATGCCGTCGAGGACGGCGGTCAGCGGGGTCTGGATCGCGTCCCGTACGGCGGCGGTGTCGACACGCACACTGCGGGCGAGCCCGGTGGCCACGTCCCGTCCGTGGATCTCCGTGGTCTCCGGTCCCTGCGGGGTCAGCCCGTTGCCGGACAGGGCCAGTTGCAGCGGACGTACCGACTGGCTGGGCAGGATCAGTTCGTGCTCGTGCCGCAGGTGCTGCACGATCGCGTGGTCCACGGCCTCACCGCCCACCGGGATCCGCTCGGCGGTGACGATGGACCCGAGCGAGAGGACGGCGACCTGGGTCGCGGCGGCCCCGCACACCATGATCATCGTGGCCTCCGGGCGTTCCACCGGCAGCCCGCACCCCACGGCGGCGGCGATCAGCGTGTCCACCAGCTCGACCCTGCGCGCCCCCAGCCCGACCAGCGTCTCGATGGTCGCCCGCTGGGCCAGCGGACCGGCGTCGTGCGGGGTGCAGGCCGCCGCGCGCAGCCGGAGGTTGCGGCGCAGGTTGCGGCGCGTCCGGTCCCCGAGCAGCTGGCGCAGCATGCGCTGGGCCATCTCGATGTCGACCACCGTGCCGCCGGAGATGGGCCGGACCACCCGGATGTATCCCGGCGTCCGTCCCGTCATCTGCTCCGCGAAGTCGCCCACGGCTATGAGTGCCCCGGTACGGGTGTTCACGGCGGCGACCGAGGGCTGGTCGACGACGAGGCCGGCGCCCTTCACATACACCCGGGTGCGGGCCGCACCCAGGTCGACGGCGAAGTGGCAGCGGCGCAACTGCTCCAGACTGACGGTCACGGCGGATCCTCCCGAGTGCGCGGGCCCAGTGCGCCCGCCCGGTCGGCGGGTGACTTCCTCTCCCTGCATCCTGCGCGGGGACCGGTGACGGGCGCCTTCTGGAGGGGGCCGGGCGGGGTGCCGCTGAATGGGGGTTTCCGGCGGCGGCCCGGTGTGTCGCGTGGTCAGGCGCGGGTTCGCGTGATGCGCAGCTCGCAGCGGACCGTGCAGCCGGGTACGTCGTCGGGCCGGACGGGTGCGAGCGATGTGCCAGGCCCCGCCATGGCGTCCGGGTAGGTGCTCGCCAGGTGCCGCAGATGCCCGCGCACGGCCTCCCTGATGAGCTCGGGGAACGACTCGGCGTCCCTGTGCGCCACGGCTCGGAGCGGGTCGCTGACGCGCCAGATCGCCGTGCCCGTGGCCCGGAAGGACGACTCCGTCTCGTCCAGCTCCAGGCGGCGCTCGGTGAGGTCGACCTCGAAGTACTCCGTCGCCACGAGGGACCGGGTGCGGCTGAGCACACTCCCGTTGGACCGGCGGACGACGGTCCTGATCTCGCCAGTGCCCTCGGGGAGGCCGCCGGGGGGCAGCGGGTGCGGGCCGAGGACGGGCGGGAGCTGGTGCGTGCCGTCGAAGAGGAGGTGCGCCAGCCGGCACAGCCGGTACCAGCCCGCGGCGGGCCCGGGACGCAGGGAACGCAGCCAGGGGGCCTGACCGGAATCCTCGTCCAGCTCGTCCCGGAGCGTCTGCGGCACGGCCACGATGCCCCGCCGGTCCTCGGTGGCGTCCAGCATCCGGCGGACGGCCTCGGGGTCCGGGATCTCCGCACTCCTGTCGGGGAACAGACACTCGAAGGTCACCAGCCAGCGGAGCCCGCCCAACCGCACCACCTCGTCGTCGAAGTGCCTCATCGTGGCGAGCAGCAGCGGCAGGCCCGGCACGTCCCGGGCCGTGTGCACCGCCCAGCCGCCGCCCGCGGCGGTCAGTTCACAGGCGTCGCCGTCCAGGCCGCTGGCCGCCAGCAGCCGGGTGACCGCCCGGCCGAGCGCGGCCACGAGGTCCGGATGCTGCGGGCCGTCGGCGAACGCGTAGGTGACCACGGTGCGGTAGGTGGGCGGGGGCGGCTCGTCACCGAGGGCGTCGTAGAGATCGTAGTAGCCCTCATGGCCGTCGTTCTCGTCGTCCGCGTAAGGCTGCTCGTCGTGCGGTTCCCCGGGCTCCTCGGCCAGCGGGTCGTCCACGGCGAACAGGCTCTCCGGCACCTCGTTCTGCGGCAGCGGGACCTCTCGCGCCGACTCCTCGTCCCACATCTCGAAGATCGACGGCAGCGACTCCTCGGTGGGGAAGCTGCCCTCCGGCAGGGCGTCGGGCTCCGGGACCGGGTTCTGGGAGAGCGGGGCGGTGTCGTGGTCGTAGGGGGCGACACCTGTGTCCTGCGAGGGGGCGTCGTAGTCCTCGCGGAGTTCGTGCCCCAGGGCGAGCAGCTCCGGGTCGCGGCCGCCGGACAGCTCGTACTCCTCGTACACCTCCAGTGCTTCCTCGGTACGGCCCTGGCGGCGCAGGGCGAGCATCAGCAGCCGCCGGAAGTCCTCCCGGGAGGGGTACCGCGCGACCAGATCGGTGAGTTGGGCGGCGGCCAGCTCGTACTCGCCGAGATCCAGGTGGAGTTCGGCGAGCTTGCGATGCAGCGCCAGGCGGAGCTGGACGAGCCGACGGCGCGCCGTGCGGGCCGCGGGGCCGGGGACGCCCGCGAGCGGGCCCTCGTCGTGCCACAGGGCGAGCGCCTTGTCGTAGTACGTGCTCGCATCCTCGCGGGGGCCCAACACGCTTCGCTCGGTGGCCGTTCGCTCGAAGTACTCGTGGCGCTCCAGGTCCACGATGTCGGCGCTGGTGTGCAGGGCGTACCCCTCGGGGAGCACCGCCAGTGCGCCGGGCCGCAGCACGGCGTGCAACGTGGACGCGATCACGTCCACGGCGGCCATGGCGTCCTCCGGTTCCTCGCCCGGGGCCCACACACCGGCCCGAAGCTCGGCACGGGTCACCTCGCGGCCGTCCCGCAGCAACAGCATCGCCAGTACCGCCGCCTCCTCCGGCGCGAGTTCCACGGCGTGTTCAGGGTGGTCTTCCGGGTGCACGGTCACCGGGCCCAGGACGCGGTAGACCCGCCGCTCGTACTCCCTCCGGGCGAGCGACAGCAGTTCCTCGTCCATCAGCAGGTCCGTGCCCCGCGCCTGGTCCCGAGGGGTTCCGGAGATCAGCAGGCCGAGCGCGCGCGCATACGGCTCGCGCAGACTTTCCGGAAGGTGCCAGAGCCGTTCCGGCGCGAAGGGCGGCGCGGCCCGTGCGTTCCCCATGGCCAGCCGCTGCAACAGCCTGCCCAGCTTCACCAGGTCCTGCGCCTGCCCCTCCGCCCCGGAGGTGCGGCCCGGTGCGAAGCCGCTGAGCCTGACCGTGCCGTCGGGTTCGAGCATCACCCTGGACAGGCCCAGGTCGCCGTGCGTGATGCCGGCCTCGTGGATCGCTGCGACAGCCTGTGCGGCCTGTCTCCCGACCTTCGCCACCAGCGGGGACGGGAGTCGGTAATCGGAAAGGGACACGAGGGCGTTGAGATTGACGCCCGGCACGTACTCCATGACGACGTACGGTCGTCCGTCCTCGATGCCGAAGTCGCTGACCTGCGCGAGGTTGGGGTGCGTGAGAGCCCGCAGACGCGCGGTGTCCCGCAGGAACGCCTCGCGCCGTGCGCTGTCGCGAAACGGCCGGTACAACCGCACCGCCACCGGGCGGTCCGTCTCCGGGTCCTCGGCCAGCCACACGGCCCGCCCGGACGGGGTGAACCGCTGCACCAGCCGATAGCGGCCGATCCGCTCGGACGGCGCCATCGGCTCCGCCCTGCCCCCGGCCAACTGCCGTACGCTCTCCGGCCGTACGGTCGCGAACGCCTCCCCGCCCGCGGCCGCCCCCGCCTCCCCGACCGCCCCCGCACCGTCGGCCGCGGCCATCACCGCGCGGAACTCGCCGGGTGCCGCCCCGGCCCGTTCCTCGATCAACCCGCCCACCCGGGCGAGCAGTTCGTTCGTGGCGGCGCGAGCGGAGCGGGGCAGGCCGCGCAGCAGCAGGTCGCGGATCCCGGGGCGGAAGGCGTACGAGCCGGGTGTGCCGCCGGTCGTGGTCAGCAGGCCGCTGAGGATCACCTCGGCCAGGTGCTGGGGGCGCGGATCGGGTTCGACCGCCCGCTGGACCAGGCGCATGACCGGCAGGTCGGGACGGCCGACGGCCAGGTGGCCGGCCAGCCGGAACGCCTCCGGGGAGGCGGTCGCCCGGAAGCGCAGGACCAGCTCCCGCGGGGACAGCCGGGCCAGATCCGTCCGGGCCGTGGCATCCGGCACCCGCCCCAGCGGTGCCGCCGATCCGGGCAGGTCCGTTCCGCCCGCCGACGCGACCAGCTCCGCCCAGTTGGCCAGCCAGCGCGGACCCGGCTCGAGCACGGGCAGCGGGACGAAGCCCGCCGCGAGGTAGTGCGCGGGGTCGCCGTCGTACGGCGTGAAGGTCAACGTCGCCGTGGGGGCCGCCGGGAACGGCGCACGGAGCAGGCCGGGTTCGGCGGGCAGGGCCGTGTCCCGCCACAGGTGTTCCGGCAGGGGCTGTACGACGGCCACGGGCTGCCGCCGGGCCAAGCGGTGCAGGGTCGCCTGCCACCGGCTGCCCGCCGGGCCCGGCCGCCACTGCGGTCCCATGCAGTCGCTGACGACCAGGGTGACGGTGCGGCCGTCGGCGGGGCCGAGGGTGCCGTGGCCGCCGAGCCGGCCGTCCGGCAGGGCGGGGGTCACGGTGACCGTGCGGAAGACGCCCGACTGGCCCAGCGCCGTGCGCAGTTCGCGGACCAGCGGGCGCCAGATGGGCATCGTCGGGCCGGTGTCGTGGACCAGGTTGAGCCGCAGCCAGCGTTCCCGCGTGGGTCGCAGCACCGGCAGCCAGTGCTCGGGTGCGGCACCGAGACGGGCGATGCGGTCCACCGTCGCCTGCTCGTCCAGGCGCTGACCGTGCGGGGCGTCGGTACGGCGCTTGACCGGGCGCAGCGAGCGTTGCAGCGCCAGCGGATGGCGCAGCATCGGGGGCGCGGGCGCCAGCAGGGAGGCGTACCGGCCGGTCCGCGGGTGCGGGGCCGGCAGGTGGAGCGGTACGCGGGGCGACGCCGGGGGTGCCGCGGGCCGGGGCTCGGGCGGCGGCGGGTCGGCGG includes:
- a CDS encoding rod shape-determining protein → MTVSLEQLRRCHFAVDLGAARTRVYVKGAGLVVDQPSVAAVNTRTGALIAVGDFAEQMTGRTPGYIRVVRPISGGTVVDIEMAQRMLRQLLGDRTRRNLRRNLRLRAAACTPHDAGPLAQRATIETLVGLGARRVELVDTLIAAAVGCGLPVERPEATMIMVCGAAATQVAVLSLGSIVTAERIPVGGEAVDHAIVQHLRHEHELILPSQSVRPLQLALSGNGLTPQGPETTEIHGRDVATGLARSVRVDTAAVRDAIQTPLTAVLDGIGKVLRDCPPDLVADLADRGITMVGGSALLPGFDQMLREATGMPVYIAERPDICAAQGLGEMLEGRIEPLVLNPLAA
- a CDS encoding SAV_2336 N-terminal domain-related protein, whose amino-acid sequence is MPSDRHGSPDPLARLAGALAGATGGVRPTPLELAELLWLARQMDPVAEAPPEPPPPEPRPQEPPDRSAGRDAPADPPPPEPRPAAPPASPRVPLHLPAPHPRTGRYASLLAPAPPMLRHPLALQRSLRPVKRRTDAPHGQRLDEQATVDRIARLGAAPEHWLPVLRPTRERWLRLNLVHDTGPTMPIWRPLVRELRTALGQSGVFRTVTVTPALPDGRLGGHGTLGPADGRTVTLVVSDCMGPQWRPGPAGSRWQATLHRLARRQPVAVVQPLPEHLWRDTALPAEPGLLRAPFPAAPTATLTFTPYDGDPAHYLAAGFVPLPVLEPGPRWLANWAELVASAGGTDLPGSAAPLGRVPDATARTDLARLSPRELVLRFRATASPEAFRLAGHLAVGRPDLPVMRLVQRAVEPDPRPQHLAEVILSGLLTTTGGTPGSYAFRPGIRDLLLRGLPRSARAATNELLARVGGLIEERAGAAPGEFRAVMAAADGAGAVGEAGAAAGGEAFATVRPESVRQLAGGRAEPMAPSERIGRYRLVQRFTPSGRAVWLAEDPETDRPVAVRLYRPFRDSARREAFLRDTARLRALTHPNLAQVSDFGIEDGRPYVVMEYVPGVNLNALVSLSDYRLPSPLVAKVGRQAAQAVAAIHEAGITHGDLGLSRVMLEPDGTVRLSGFAPGRTSGAEGQAQDLVKLGRLLQRLAMGNARAAPPFAPERLWHLPESLREPYARALGLLISGTPRDQARGTDLLMDEELLSLARREYERRVYRVLGPVTVHPEDHPEHAVELAPEEAAVLAMLLLRDGREVTRAELRAGVWAPGEEPEDAMAAVDVIASTLHAVLRPGALAVLPEGYALHTSADIVDLERHEYFERTATERSVLGPREDASTYYDKALALWHDEGPLAGVPGPAARTARRRLVQLRLALHRKLAELHLDLGEYELAAAQLTDLVARYPSREDFRRLLMLALRRQGRTEEALEVYEEYELSGGRDPELLALGHELREDYDAPSQDTGVAPYDHDTAPLSQNPVPEPDALPEGSFPTEESLPSIFEMWDEESAREVPLPQNEVPESLFAVDDPLAEEPGEPHDEQPYADDENDGHEGYYDLYDALGDEPPPPTYRTVVTYAFADGPQHPDLVAALGRAVTRLLAASGLDGDACELTAAGGGWAVHTARDVPGLPLLLATMRHFDDEVVRLGGLRWLVTFECLFPDRSAEIPDPEAVRRMLDATEDRRGIVAVPQTLRDELDEDSGQAPWLRSLRPGPAAGWYRLCRLAHLLFDGTHQLPPVLGPHPLPPGGLPEGTGEIRTVVRRSNGSVLSRTRSLVATEYFEVDLTERRLELDETESSFRATGTAIWRVSDPLRAVAHRDAESFPELIREAVRGHLRHLASTYPDAMAGPGTSLAPVRPDDVPGCTVRCELRITRTRA